The Streptomyces aurantiacus genome includes a region encoding these proteins:
- a CDS encoding UBP-type zinc finger domain-containing protein, producing the protein MPQPDPHLALVRAVTARTPQGCEECLRLASPWTHLRLCLTCGHVGCCDSSPLKHARRHAAGAGHPVVQSLEPGENWRWCYVDEAMV; encoded by the coding sequence ATGCCGCAACCCGATCCGCATCTCGCGCTCGTCCGGGCCGTTACGGCCCGCACCCCTCAGGGCTGCGAGGAATGCCTTCGTCTCGCCTCGCCCTGGACACATCTCAGGTTGTGCCTGACCTGCGGACACGTCGGATGCTGCGACTCCTCTCCGCTGAAGCACGCCCGCCGGCACGCGGCCGGAGCCGGCCACCCGGTCGTGCAGTCGCTGGAGCCGGGCGAGAACTGGCGCTGGTGCTACGTCGACGAGGCCATGGTCTGA